The proteins below are encoded in one region of Lonchura striata isolate bLonStr1 chromosome 1, bLonStr1.mat, whole genome shotgun sequence:
- the C1H7orf25 gene encoding UPF0415 protein C7orf25 homolog — MSVQSLLCERIAVAKDLIKRAEALSKSQKRRIEGGAKLCSKLKAELNFLHKVEAGKVAIKESHLQSTNLTHLQAIIQSAENLKDVVSVLHVFAYEDRFGDKQTLVVDVVANGGHTWVKAIGRKAEALHNIWLGRGQYGDKSVIEQAEDFLQASRQQPVEYSNPHIIFAFYNSVSSPMAERLKEMGISVRGDVVAVNSLVEPSAENEHRDTSESDEEGPELLQVTRVDRENLVASISFPTQIKVNVCNRVNLDITTLITYVSALSYGGCYFVFKEKVLTEQADQERRERVLPQLKEFMEGKELFACESAVRDFQSILETLGGPGEKERAALLVKRINVVPDQPSDRALGLVASSKINRRSLAIFGTGDTLKAITMTANSGFVRAAANQGVRFSVFVHQPRALTESKESFATPLPKHCPSDNGV, encoded by the coding sequence ATGTCTGTGCAGTCGCTGCTTTGTGAAAGAATTGCTGTTGCCAAAGACTTGATTAAGAGAGCGGAAGCCCTTTCCAAGTCCCAGAAAAGGAGAATAGAAGGTGGGGCAAAGCTATGTAGCAAACTGAAGGCTGAGCTAAATTTCTTACACAAGGTGGAGGCCGGGAAAGTGGCCATTAAAGAATCCCATCTACAGAGTACAAACCTGACCCACCTCCAAGCCATTATTCAGTCAGCAGAGAACCTGAAGGATGTTGTCAGTGTCCTCCATGTCTTTGCTTACGAGGACAGGTTTGGAGACAAACAGACACTGGTGGTAGATGTTGTTGCAAACGGAGGTCACACATGGGTGAAGGCCATCGGTCGTAAAGCTGAGGCCCTTCATAACATCTGGCTGGGAAGGGGCCAGTATGGTGACAAAAGTGTCATTGAGCAGGCAGAGGACTTCCTGCAAGCGAGCCGTCAGCAGCCAGTGGAGTACAGCAATCCCCACATCATCTTTGCATTCTACAACAGCGTGTCCAGTCCTATGGCAGAGAGGCTCAAGGAGATGGGAATATCAGTGAGAGGAGATGTTGTTGCTGTGAACTCACTGGTAGAACCATCTGCAGAAAATGAGCACCGTGACACCAGTGAATCAGATGAAGAAGGCCCTGAACTCCTGCAGGTGACCAGAGTAGACCGGGAGAATTTAGTGGCCAGCATTTCTTTCCCTACCCAGATCAAAGTAAATGTCTGCAATAGAGTTAATTTGGACATCACTACCTTAATAACCTACGTCTCTGCGCTGAGCTATGGTGGCTGCTACTTTGTCTTCAAAGAAAAAGTACTGACAGAGCAAGCAGACCAAGAAAGAAGGGAGAGAGTCCTGCCTCAGCTGAAGGAGTTCATGGAGGGAAAAGAGCTCTTTGCCTGTGAATCTGCTGTCAGAGATTTTCAGTCCATCTTGGAAACGCTGGGAGGACCTGGGGAGAAAGAGCGAGCTGCATTGCTTGTTAAAAGAATTAACGTGGTGCCAGATCAGCCCTCGGACCGTGCCTTAGGACTAGTGGCTAGCTCAAAAATCAACAGACGCTCTTTAGCCATTTTTGGGACAGGAGACACTTTAAAAGCCATCACTATGACTGCAAATAGTGGGtttgtgagagcagcagcaaaccAAGGTGTCAGGTTCAGTGTTTTTGTCCATCAGCCACGAGCATTGACAGAAAGCAAAGAATCTTTCGCCACACCTCTACCAAAGCACTGCCCATCTGATAATGGAGTGTAA